From Rhopalosiphum padi isolate XX-2018 chromosome 2, ASM2088224v1, whole genome shotgun sequence:
tattaaattaattctaaaacaACTATTGATTATTATCAAACCTTTGGTCCAACATTATACGCAGCTGGCCCTTTTTCATAAATCTGATTAAGTATGGGAACCAGGAATGCAGCAGTTTTGCCTGATCCAGTTTGGGCACAGGCCATAACATCACGACGGccaataataattggtatagCATACTTTTGAACTGGAGTTGGAGTATCATAACGAGTCAAAGCAATATTCATGCGAATAATATCTGTCAGCTTAATGTCGTCAAACTACAAACaagatatgaaaaaatgttatcgttAAAATTTGATACCTATGATATGATATtcctgaaattaattataaaaagctTACTGTATTAATGTGGGAGGGTATATCTTCACCAGTTGCTTCAACTGGAATATCttcatatttattgaaattaatacccGTACTACGATTTCCAAAAAGTTCTTCCTCCAAACGTTCATCAGGTGGTAGTGGTTTTGTCCAATCTTGGTTAGGCGCGCTTGATTCATCCCAACGACCTCTTCGGTTTTCTCCagatctataattattattgttgttaaagattttttagtaatttaaattaatatataatgtatctacCTTCTTCCATCACGTCCACCACCTCCTTCTTGCCACCTGCTACCACCCCCACCCCCTTGATTGAAACGCGACCAATCGCCGCCATCTCTATCATTGCGGTAATTGCCTCTATAACCACCTCCGCCTCGTCCGCCACCATAACCGGAACTCGACCCATTGTAGGAACGATCTTCATAATCATCTCTACGGCCACCACGACGATCGTTTCCTATAAAATTGTTATCCTTAttagtttgaatttaaaaaaaaaactcggaaaaaatatccaaagtttgtaaataaaaaaaacctgatGTTTGGCGAGGTGCGTTGAAATCTCTGTCGTTATTAGCACTATCTGTAAAATAacagaaacaaaataattaattatataatacaattagaaTAGAGGGAAAATAGAACGTGCTGTTTCTAAAATTATGCTTACAatcttaaaaacataatttaaagaaaagtaagtttaatatattcaaattctataaccgtttgatgtatttatataattcaatgagATATGGAAAACTAGAAGTACCCAGCTATATTTGAGTCATAGTGGATTATCTGTTTATGATAAAGTTGCTTgctttatctaaataaaaatatacctataaataatatttaaaatagtatgttGATCACTGTATATGGAATCCAGAATGAATGATAcagacaaaaaatatttctagtgtacttaataatttagtaacatgcatctatttttttatactataatttacaattCTTTTTAtgagaataaatattaatcttattataaattagtccAAATCTAAAATACTGGAATATTGTAACAGAAGAAAGAGGAAATTCATTTGCGAGACTAAAAGAATTTTATATAACAGTTTATCTAGACCTTCAATAGATTCTAAGGGAATTTATTCAGCAAAGTGCcaacatttaaattgaataaaaataatgtgatattttaaagataaagaaCATAATATGAATTGAAATTATGTCTGACACTTAAATTGTATGTTACTGTGAATGTTGACATTTACATAATGATATCGGTAAtgtcattttttgtttaatttaaatattatctagggaATAACGGGAAAGTCACTATTCTaacaacttatataatattatatattgattatggTCTCATTATACTGCCATTTAGTATGCTATTATCATTAATCGCAGTTATACATTGTGTATGATAGATTttcacaataacaaaatattttttttatacaccagAAAAGTTTtcagtgaaaaatataaaacagtatcCTTTATGTACTACGGAATCAACaacttttatagaataaaataattataatttaaatgactaacatatataaattatctatactctatactatatattatattaatattaaccaaAACCATGTTGAACATGTTATCATTGGCCAAAATCATCATGTCAATGTTGACATAAACtagtaaatatacaattatttttaatttgttaacatTCACCGTAACATATCATAaactaaatgatttttttttaaaattaaagttttagttTTGTACAGctgaaatataagttataacagatgcatacattttaacaaaaaagtaataatttttataaatcattcacaacttctattattttttgtttattacaacTTCTGGTTTACAATAAGATTTTGTGACTAATTACTATAGAATTAgtttgtatagataataaattaataatctaatagTTTTGTTGAGcaggtttttaattattttaaacagtgaaacttccataatgaacttacattttacaaaattttctattaacgaaatatttttaagaactatgaccttcattattaatgaatacgtaattctatttaacgaattcctccatattacaaaaaaactatatataagcTATAGGTACACTATCTAAGCACAATACTATGTACATTCAATCAATTTCAAGATGTCATTTATTTATCAGCTATGTTctttttattcaatttcaaaatttacatttaactgAGATCATATTCTTATAACCCTCTTAAggttaatattaaagataacattaaaattattattattttgtttgatggGGAACGAGGTGAATACTCAACACAAATAGAAAAACACTCAGATACCATCTTTATGATGTAGgaagataatttatatatatatatacatataaatgcatttggttcataattgaataaatacaacaatgaaaatactaacttccatattattctttttagttatgataaaatattgtatagctCTCAATACCCAGCATATAAACGTTAAAcctaagttataacttatataattatagaaaaaagtatttaaacaataGATTAATATACGTTCAATGTCtccaattttcatatttaataacttaaaaaaaaaattaatataataatcttttatagttatgaaataagaaaatagatgattattatttattaagtctcAAAAACTTTAAAGTTAATGCTAATACATAGAGAcacttgttaattttatataacttattctTCCCTCGATTACATACTTAACTCctctattagtaatattttaggAAATAGTAGCTTTATCAAtactgattttgattttttttttcattaatcttattgctattttttttttacaaatagttttttttaagtctATTTATGTTCTAAtctttatattttgttcaactTGTTGTCacttgttataattttgtaaatttaatactgAATTTAATCTTGTAATAGGACCTAGgtcagtaataaattaatataatatattgtttgatgGGGAACGAGgtgaatattcaaaatatgcagAAAAACACTCAGATAccatcattataattaatattggaagattaatttagatttatatataaatatgatttgttCATGgttgaataaattcaaaaatgaaaatactaacttccatacatttttaagttatgataagatattttataaccaacaagcttaacatataatataaatttctaattaaaaattttagtttacCTTTAATCTAAAGGactattattagtaaatttctacttttttttttagattatattaataattattatttttaatatttattgtatttaataataagttaaataaaatttagcTGTAAACATGTTAATAACTTATGGTCATAAGATCCtgcaattataaacaaaaatactaattggtttgttttaactataaatttgtttaaaatcaagtggtaattaatatttgtttgtaatgaAACAATCAATAATGTAGTTATATAATAGCATTTGGTTTAAATGTACAGTTGTTAAGATAAAATTCAAATcacacttttaattattatgtattatgacaAAGAAACAGAAAAAGAACAAAGAAAACAATGATGAATGATGTAGGTGTTAATGAatttaagtgtaaaaatatagtatgtcTATTTAACtactatgtatttaataaatataaattaccttgTTCTACTGCTTCGGAATTATCCGGTCTGTTCCTCAGATGAGGTGGAACGTACTTGCTTGGAGCCGAACTGGGCTGTGATTTGCCCTGCAAGTCCAGACCAGCAAACTGtaagaataaaacaaaaaacttttGAAATCAGCATCATACACATTTAAAGTGTTCAATAATAATCAGTGTACGTAAATTAGCGGCACTATTCTAAGACAGCGGTAACCTAGACAATGAAAATTCGCACGTATCTTAACCTAGTTGATAGTCAGTTGATGAACATTGAAATAGACAAACAAAATTCTTACCTGCTGCTCTAGACCTGATCCATTTTGATTGGGTACATtactcatattattacaaatcgGCGACGATGAATACGTTGCTGCACTTGCGAGTGTAAATCAACAAAACGAacgtacaaaaattaaatcgctttaatgaaaaatgtattatggcAAATGCCAATAATGGCCGACTAGATTGAAAGGAGACAGACAGCTGATAACCTTGAATGCGACGTTACCATATTTTCGGTtataaccaaaataaatttGCTATTTTCTTAAAGtccatatgtattttaattatatttttcacttaaaTTGGTTGTttgttttaagatttaaatttgaattagtcaaaattaaagttttaaaattaatagttttaaattcgATAAATTTTCTAAACGGTCAACAGTTGGTTACACTGCGGTCTTGTGGTACGCATCACGTCCGTGTGCGTCCGCACTgattacaatgtttttttgatTTCACGAGTCTTTCCTACGTGAAACAGTTCCTCGAGTAGTTCATCTTGTAAATCGTAAGTAAAATTTTTATCCTTAATTATCTAACCAATCCCAATTTGACAGACAGATTTCCGTCTTAGGTTCGGTTTTCGTTCGTATTGCGATTAAAGTATATCGATATCCCCAACATTTAGACACATCGACCGGTATTTGAGTCTGGTGTGAAGTGGTACCTTCCCAggttttttagtttattgtttGATGTTGATTGTCGtgctttgattttaattttaattaattgtaagtttttttgataaatttacacATTTCACACATTTTCCAATTTGTTTTCATACCTAAGTCGTCTGTCTGTATTGTGGattctacaatttttttgacGAAAATAGATAAgttatttgtttcatttatgTTCTAGGTATCATAATGGGTAGGGTTATTCGTGCTCAGAGGAAAGGTGCGGGAAGCGTTTTCCGTTCCCATACTAAACACCGCAAAGGAGCCCCAAAACTCAGGAACTTGGACTACTCAGAAAAATATGGTTACATCAAAGGAGTCGTTAAGGTAACTAGTAATAaacttacttttaattttaataaagtacaattttaaattatttttttaaacaattcttaattttaaatataatttatttatattcacctTCTATAACATTACATTTTGGAACTATGATCTTATATTCATCCATTAagtatacaaatgtattcttgctttaaaagattttactgtgttaaaaaaaagtattaagtatatcattaatttatttttacatgaattatatttttactcaatatattgtattattataatgcttagtTAATGATTTTTGTGTTGTAGGACATTATTCACGATCCTGGTCGTGGAGCTCCATTAGCTGTTGTTCACTTCAGAGACCCTTACAAATATAAGACAAGGAAAGAATTATTCATTGCACCTGAAGGTGTATACACAGGCCAATTTTTGTACTGTGGAAAGAAAGGTATGATAttgttaacataaataaacaacaatttttatttcttcaaaatcttaaacttatttgtttatttttagctAAATTGAACATTGGTAATGTTATGCCTATTGGAGTAATGCCCGAAGGTACAATTATCTGTAATTTAGAAGAAAAAACTGGTGACCGTGGTCGTTTAGCTCGTGCTTCTGGTAATTATGCTACTGTTGTTGCCCACAATCCAGACTCCAAAAGGACAAGAGTAAAGTTACCATCTGGTGCCAAAAAAGTTATTCCATCCAACAACCGTGCTATGATTGGTATGTATTATTACTAAGTTtatttaacaaacaatatatttttattaacttatccATTTGGGTTTaagttattacattaaataataattaataattttacaatcttTTTGGATAATATATGTTAACTCTATTAATACAACCTCAATATACTATTAGTTATACATGTTTTTACTTTAcatataaagaataatttattacttattaaattctTGTATACAAAAACTTAGTTGTCTATGTGGTCAGGTAGTCATTTTAAAGGGCCAATAGTATTTAAACTGATGACAAgcagtttattttattgagtttttaatagttttgaatttacattattatttttttgtcaacatattttaaaatctatgatGTTTTAGACATTTGAAACCTGACAATATTTAGTGAAGTCAACATTATGTACTgagattattttgttttggttAGCTAGTCTTTTTTTAAAGGGCCAATAATATTTGAACTGATGTGCAAGAGCAGttcattttattgaatttttaatagttttggatttacattaataatttatattttttgtcaaagt
This genomic window contains:
- the LOC132922768 gene encoding large ribosomal subunit protein uL2; protein product: MGRVIRAQRKGAGSVFRSHTKHRKGAPKLRNLDYSEKYGYIKGVVKDIIHDPGRGAPLAVVHFRDPYKYKTRKELFIAPEGVYTGQFLYCGKKAKLNIGNVMPIGVMPEGTIICNLEEKTGDRGRLARASGNYATVVAHNPDSKRTRVKLPSGAKKVIPSNNRAMIGLVSGGGRIDKPMLKAGRAYHKYKAKRNCWPKVRGVAMNPVEHPHGGGNHQHIGKASTVKRGTSAGRKVGLIAARRTGRIRGGKVVTKKGDD